Below is a window of Janthinobacterium lividum DNA.
GCCGCCAGCGTGAATTGCGGCACCAGCAGCAAGCCGCCAGCCACATCCGTCACGCTGCGGTTCACCTTGCCCGCTTCGTCGGCAAACACGCGGTAGCCAAGCAGCTTGGTCAGCAAGGCGTCCGCTTCCTTCTCCGTATCGCCCCGCTCCGCGCACACGAGCACCATCAAGCCCCCGTCGATGGCGCCGACGGTGGCGCCGGCGACATCCACCTTTGCCTGCGTGACTCTCTGCAGCAGCGCGATCATGCCGTCAAGGTGACGCGCGCGAAACTGCGCTTGCCAACTTGCAACACAAACTGGCCCGCCGCCACTTGCAGGCCCTTGTCGCTGATCACGGTGCCGTCGATGCGCACGCCGCCCTGGTCAATCTTGCGCATGGCTTCCGACGTGGACGGGCACAGGCCAGCCTGTTTCAACAACTGCGGGATACCCAGCGGGGCGCCTGCCAGGCTCACTTTGGGAATATCGTCAGGAATGCCGCCCTTCGAGCGGTTGACGAAGTCGGCCAGCGCGTCTTCCGCTGCCTGCTGCGAGTGGAAACGGGCGACGATCTCTTGCGCCAAAGCAACCTTGGCATCGCGCGGATTGCGGCCGCCTTCCACTTCGCTCTTCAGTTGCGCCAGTTCGGCGATCGAGCGCCACGACAGCAGCTCGTAGTAGCGCCACATCATGACGTCTGAAATGCTCATCAGCTTGGCGAACATGGTGTTGCCCGGTTCCGTGATGCCGATGTAATTATTCTTCGACTTGGACATTTTTTCCACGCCGTCCAAACCTTCCAGCAGCGGCATGGTCAAAATACACTGCTGTTCCTGTCCGTACTGCTTTTGCAGTTCGCGGCCCACCAGCAGGTTGAACTTCTGGTCCGTGCCGCCCAGTTCCAGGTCCGACTTCAGGGCCACCGAGTCGTAGCCCTGCATCAGCGGGTACAGGAATTCATGCACGGAAATAGGAATGCCGCCCTGGAAGCGTTTGGTGAAGTCGTCGCGCTCGATCATGCGCGCCACCGTGTAGTGGGAAGCGAGCTGGATGATGCCGCGCGCGCCCAGCGGATCGCACCACTCGGAGTTATAGCGGATCTCGGTCTTGCTGGCGTCCAACACTAAAGACGCTTGCGCGAAATACGTCATCGCGTTAATCTCGATCTGTTCCTTGGTCAAAGGCGGGCGCGTGACGTTGCGGCCCGAAGGGTCGCCGATCATGGACGTGAAGTCGCCAATGAGGAAAATGACTTGATGGCCCAGGTTTTGCAGCTGGCGCATCTTGTTCAGCACGACAGTGTGGCCCAGATGCAAGTCGGGTGCAGTCGGGTCCAGGCCCAGTTTGATGCGCAGGGGAACACCGGTTTTCTCGGAGCGTGCTAATTTTTGCGCAAATTCGCTTTCGATCAAGAGTTCGTCGACGCCACGCTTGGTAATCGCGAGGGCTTCTTGTACTCTGTCCGACAGCACAAGCGCGGTCTGAGCGGCGTTAGCCTTTGTAGGCGATGCGGTGGTGTTGATTTCCATAAAATTTGACTGTAGATCTCAAAATGGTAGTAGGTTTGCGGAGTTTGCTATAATGCTCGATCCCATCAATCTTGCCGTATGAAAACGAACCAAAATAACAATAACAAAGAGCACTAGTTCACGAATCGTTCAAGGGCAAATTTTAACTGATTGCATGAACCCTATACATAAAATCACAGGCTCACGCTTGTACACACAGCTGACGACGACACGCAAGGCACGCATTATCGGCGTGTCCGCAGTGCTGCTCGCCGCGGCCGCCTTCGGCGCGGTCGCTGTGTCGCCCATGGCGCCCGACGCATCCGACTTGCCGGTCACGTCCATCGCCCAGAACCTGGAAATGCCTGATCTCGCCTCGCAAATTTCCGCGATGGAACAGGTAGACCAGAATTTCACCCACGAAGAAAAAGTCCGCGCTGGCGATACCCTCGCCACCCTGCTGACCCGTCTCGGCGTGGATGATCCGGCGGCCGCCAATTTCATTAAATCCGACAAGATCGCGCGCGGCGTGATGTTGCTGAAATCGGGCAAGCGCGTGCAAGCGCAAACGACCGAAAACGGCGACCTCAACTGGATGCGCGCCACCCTCGTCGACGGCACGGACAAATCGGTCAAGAACATCCTGATCACCCGCAAGGGCGACAAGTTCGTGGCCACGGAAGTGGCAGCCCAGCTGGAACGCCGCGTTGAAATGCACGCGCGCAAAATTACTTCCACCCTGTTCGCCGCCACCGACTCCAGCCTGGACGGCACCCGCCTGCCAGACTCGATTTCCGCGCAAATCGTGGAAATGTTCTCCACCAATATCGACTTCCGCTCGGACCTGAAACGCGGCGACTCGTTCAATGTTGTCTACGAAACATTCTGGCAAGATGGCGAATTCGTCCGAGCGGGTCGCATCCTGGCCGGTGAATTCACCAACCGCGGCACGACTTACCAGTCCGTTTGGTTCGAAGACCCAGCCAGCAAGCAAGGCGGCGGTTACTACAGTTTCGACGGCAAGTCCCTCAAAAAAGCCTTCCTGAAATCCCCTCTCGAATTCTCCCGCATCTCGTCCGGCTTCTCCATGCGCGTGCACCCGATTTCCGGCAACTGGAAAGCCCACAAGGGCATCGATTTCGCTGCAGCAACGGGCACCCCTATCCGCGCTTCGGGCGACGGCGTGGTCGATTCCGTCGGCATGCAAAACGGCTACGGCAATGTTGTTGTTCTGAAACACTGGGCCAACTACACTACCGCCTACGCCCACATGAGCCGCTTCGCTTCTGGCCTGAAAAAAGGTCAAAAAGTGAGCCAAGGCGATGTGATCGGCTACGTCGGCACCACCGGCTGGTCGACGGGCGCCCATTTGCACTATGAATTCCGCGTCGGCGGCGTGGCACAAGATCCAAGCAAGCTGAACGTACAAGCCCAGGCGCCATTGACGGCCGCCGAGCTGAGCCGCTTCCGCATGGTGTCGAATGACATGATGCACCGCTTCACCTTGCTGCGTCCGAACGACACAGCACTGGCTTCGCGCTAAGCAACACTGCCTTCGGGCAACAACAAAGGCACCGCCCATGCAAATGGCCGGTGCCTTTGTTTTTTCCGCGCGCTTTTGCGTACGGCACAAATGCGGCACAATGCACTTCTTCACTTACGCATTCAAGGAAATCCCCATGCTGTATATCGGTTTGATGTCAGGCACCAGCCTGGACGGCGTCGACGGTGCGCTGGTCGATTTTTCCGACGAGGGCACGCGCAGCCTGGGCGACGCGTACATACCCTTTCCCGCCAGCCTGCGCGCCGAGCTGATGGCCCTGCAAAGTGCCGGACAGAATGAAATCGAACGCGAAGCGCTGGCGGCAAATCAACTCGTGCACCATTACGCCAATTGCGTCGCCATGCTCTTGAGCAACGCAGGCATTGGCCGGGACGCCATCGCCGCCATCGGCGCGCATGGCCAGACCATCCGCCACCGCCCCGAGCTGGGCTTTACGCGGCAGTTGAACAACCCGGCCCTGCTGGCTGAACTGACGGGCATGGACGTCATCGCCGACTTGCGCAGCCGCGACGTGGCGGCCGGAGGCCAGGGTGCGCCGCTGGTGCCCGCCTTCCATCAAGCCATTTTCAACCTGCCCGGCCACACGCGCGTGCTGGCCAATATCGGCGGCATCAGCAATATCAGCGTGCTGCACGCGGACGGCACGGTGACGGGCTACGACACGGGCCCCGGCAATGCGTTGATGGATGGCTGGGTCTTGCAGCACCTGAGCCAGCCGTACGACGCCAACGGCGCCTGGGCCGCCACGGGCCAGGTCATCCCCGCCCTGCTGGCAGAATTGCTCAATGAACCCTATTTTGACTTGCCGGCGCCGAAAAGCACGGGCCGTGACCTGTTCCATGCCGACTGGTTACAGGACAAGCTGAGTAACTATCCGCATGCCAAACCTGCCGACGTGCAGGCGACCCTGACGCAGCTGACGGCCGCCAGCCTGGCGAGCGCCATCGCGCGCGACGGGGCGCAGGCGGAAACGGTGTATGTATGTGGCGGCGGCGCGCAGAACGCCAGCCTGATGGCGGCGCTGGCCGCTGAATTGCCGGGTATGGCGGTGGAGTCTACCGAAGCGCTGGGTGTGGCGCCCAGCCAGGTCGAGGCGCTGGCGTTTGCCTGGCTGGCCTGGCGTTTTACGCAGCGCAAGCCGGGCAACCTGCCGGCCGTGACGGGCGCAGCAGGGCTACGAGTACTGGGCGCGCTGTATCCACGTTAACGAGAAACAACTGCTCCAGAAACACAAATAGCGGATCATCGATCCGCTATTTTTTACATTCCGGCGAAACTACTTTATACCGAGAACGAAGAACCGCAACCGCAGGTAGAAGTAGCCGTTGGGTTTTTAATCACGAACTGCGCACCTTCCAGGTCATCCTTGTAGTCGATTTCCGCGCCGACCAGGTACTGGTAGCTCATGGAATCGATCAACAGCTGGACGCCGTTCTTGACCATGGTGGTGTCATCTTCATTGACGATTTCGTCGAAGGTGAAACCGTACTGGAAGCCGGAACAGCCGCCACCCTGCACGAACACGCGCAATTTCAGGTCGGGATTGCCTTCTTCTTCGATCAGCTGCGCGACTTTCTCGGCGGCGCTATCGGTAAAGATAATGGGTGAAGGGATCACATCTTGCATTTCAGCGACGGCATTCATATCGGACACTCCTACTAGAAAACATTAACTCATTATAGACTGTTGCCGCAACTCGCGCTGCGACGGCCACTGACGCGGCTGGACGGTGTTGTTCTTGCTCACATTTCCGATACGGCCAGGTGCAGCACGGGGTCGGCGTTGTCGTGGCGACTCAGCCTGCCCTGCACCAAGGCGCCGCTGTGCATTTCCAGCACCTTGTAATAGACCTCTCCTACAATGCGGGCTTTTGGCTGGATTTCAAGCATTTCAGACACATACACGGGGCCGTTGATCTCGCCGCTGACGACCAGGCTGGAGCAGCGCACTTCGCCATCGATGCGGCCCGCCTCGCCCAGCACCACATACGTGGGCTCGCCCGGCTCGCCCGTGACGTTGCCGCGCACATGACCATCAATGCGCAGGCCGCCGCAAAACAGCAAGTCTCCCTCGATCCGCGTGGAAGCGCCGATCAGGGTGTCGATGGGGTTTTTCGCGTTGCGCTCGAACATGAACGTCATCCTGTCGGGGTACGTGGCAGTCCAATTTATCACAGGTCCGGCAAAAAGGCGCCGGACCTGCTCAAGCACCGGCGCCGATCGTTACGGCAGCAGGGCGATGTGTTGCAAACCGGCCGTTTCTTTCAAGCCAAACATCAAGTTCATGCATTGCACGGCCTGGCCGGACGCGCCCTTGACCAGGTTGTCCTGCACCACCAGCACGATAACGGTATTGCCGCCTTCGGGACGGTGCAAGGCCAGGCGCAGCATGTTCGAGCCGCGCGTGGAGCGCGTTTCCGGGTGCGAGCCGAATGGCATCACGTCGACAAAAGGCTCATCCTTGTATTGCTCTTCGAACAAGGCTTGCAGCTCGTCATTGCTGACATCCTTGTTCAGCTGCGCGTACAGGGTCGAATGCATGCCGCGGATCATCGGCACCAAGTGCGGCGTAAAGGTCAGCGCCACTTTGTCATCCGTGAAGCGCTGCAGTTGCGCCGTCGTTTCCGGCAGGTGGCGGTGGCCGGCCACGCCATAGGCTTTAAAGCTGTCGCTGCTTTCCGAGAACAGGATGCCGATTTCCGCCTTGCGGCCGGCGCCGGACACGCCCGACTTGCAGTCGGCGATCAAGCCGCCCGCGTTGACCAGGCCAGCCTTGAGCAGCGGGTAAAAGCCCAGCTGCATGGTGGTCGGGTAGCAACCTGGGTTGGCGATCAGGCTGGCTTTTTTAATATCTTCACGGTTCAGTTCCGGCAAGCCATACACGGCTTGTTCGATCAGCTCGGGCGCCGTGTGGGGAATCTTGTACCACTGCTCGAACTTGGCCTGGTCTTTCAGGCGGAAGTCGGCGGCCAGGTCGATGACTTTCACGCCGGCGGCCAGCAGGGCTGGTGCTTGCGCCATAGCAACGCCGTGTGGCGTGGCAAAGAAGACCACGTCGCACTGTTCCAGCTTGGCCTTGTCCGGCGAGGAAAACGCCAGGCTCACATGGCCACGCAGGGAAGGATACATGTCAGCAACGGGCAAGCCATCTTCCTTGCGCGAGGTAATCGCCGTCAACTCGACATCTGGATGGGTAGCGAGCAAGCGCAGCAATTCCACGCCCGTGTATCCAGTGCCGCCGACGATGCCAACTTTGATCATGTTCTTTCCTTGTGTATAGATTGCATAAAGATGAGGGAAACGCTACCCCAGCGGGTTTTCCGCGTATTTTACAGCGCAACGGCGCATCCCGCTGAAATGCAAAAAAGCCGCGGGACCGAAGTCCAGCGGCTTTTCGACCAGCACCCGAAGGTGCTGTAGCGTAGAAATTAACGCTTCGAGAATTGCTTTGCGCGACGTGCTTTGCGCAGACCAACTTTTTACGCTCGACTTCACGTGCATCGCGGGTCACGAAGCCGGCTTTCGCCAGTTCCGGTTTCAACGCTGCATCGTAGTCGATCAGAGCGCGGGTGATGCCGTGACGAACTGCACCAGCCTGGCCCGACTCACCGCCGCCATGGACGTTGACTTTGATGTCGAAACGCTCGACATTGCCGGTCAGTTCCAGTGGTTGACGGATGACCATCAGACCCGTTTCGCGCGAAAAGTATTCGTTTGCTGGTTTGCCGTTAACAACGATCAAGCCTGTGCCAACTTTGATAAAAACCCGAGCCACTGCACTTTTGCGACGGCCGGTTCCATAATTGTAATTACCGATCATGTCAGTTCCTTAGAGAACAAGTGCTTTAGGTTGCTGAGCAGCGTGCGGATGGGAACCTTCCGCGTACACTTTCAGCTTCTTGATCATTGCGTAGCCGAGTGGGCCTTTAGGCAGCATGCCTTTGACCGCTTTCTCAAGCGCGCGACCTGGAAAACGCTGTTGCATTTTCTGGAAGTTGGTTTCGTAGATGCCGCCTGGATAGCCAGAGTGACGGTAGTAAATTTTCTCAGTAGCTTTGGTACCGGTCACACGCAGTTTGCCTGCGTTGATGACGACGATAAAGTCGCCGGTATCGACGTGAGGAGTAAATTCTGGTTTGTGTTTGCCGCGCAGTCGGAGTGCCACTTCGCTGGCAACACGTCCGAGGACTTTGTCCGTCGCGTCAACCACGAACCAATCGCGCTGGACTTCATGTCCTTTAGCGGAAAATGTTTTCATGTTGACTTCCTAATAGATTACACGCTCAAATGGTGGTTCCGCCGATGCTGCTATGCGGACTCTGCCTTATTTACTTTTCCTGAGCGAACGGAAAGCCGACAAGTATAAGCGGCTTTGCCTTGCTGCGTCAAGCCACAATGCAGGCAGGCTGCGGCCCGGCGGCCACCACATGGACAGGCATTCCTCTATTACAATACAAAACGCTTACAATTTTCGGAGAGTACGATGGAATGCAAAGTCAGCTGGAATGGCCCGTCGGGCATGAGTTTTCGGGCAGAAACCGGTTCCGGCCACCTGGTGACCATGGATGGCGCGCCCGATGGCGGCGGCCATAACCTGGCGCCACGCCCCATGGAAATGGTCTTGTCTGGGCACGGGCGGCTGCACCGCCTATGACGTGGTGCTGATCCTGAAACGGGGGCGCGAAGCCGTCAGCGGCTGCGAAGTGACGCTCAAGGCCGACCGCGCCGAGACCGACCCGAAAGTGTTTACCAAGATCCATTTCCACTTCACCGTCCGGGGCAAGGCCCTGAAACCGACGGCCGTGGAGCGGGCCGTGGCCTTGTCGCATGACAAATATTGCTCGGCATCGATCATGCTGGCGAAAACGGCAGAGATTACCCACTCCTTCGAAATAGTCGAGGAGTAATGCGCTTTTCTCAAAACGCCAGACCCGACGGGTCCGACCCCATGGCAGGAGTTTCACGGCTCAGGCATGCATAAAAAGGGCGCTCTTCAGAGCGCCTTTGTTTTAAATGTAATATGCCGTCTTGGTCATCACTTTGCCCATGATGCCCATCAACGCCTTCACGGGCGCCGGGGTATCGATGGCGCCCAGGCGCTGGGCGGCGGCGCCATGCTCCACCTCATCGATCGCCATCTGCTTGACGATGGCGCGCGATTTGGCGTCCTGCGGCGGCAATTCCTGCAAGTGGCTGGCCAGGTGCGCTTCCACCTGGCGTTCCGTTTCCACCACAAAACCCAGGCTGCGGCCGTCGCCCATGCGCGCGGCGATGGTGCCCAGCGCAAACGAACCCGCATACCACAGGGGATTGAGCAGACTCAGACGCGAGCCCAGCTCCGTCAGGCGCTGCGCCGTCCAGGCCAGGTGGTCTTCCTCTTCGCGTCCCGCTTCGTCGAACTGGGCGCGGATGGCCGGGCTGTGCGCATAGCGCGCCTGCGAGTTGTACAGGGCTTGCGCGCACACTTCGCCCACATGGTTGACGCGCATCAAGCCGGCGCTATGGCGCTGTTCGGCAGGGCTTAGTTCCGCATCGGGCGCATGTGCGGCCGGCGTGGGGCGCGAGGCCGAGGCCACGCCTGCCATGACGCGCAGGGCCTTGTCGGCGCCAACAATCAAACGATCCAGGGGGTCAAAATGGCGGTTCGCGGTCATCGTGGCTATTCATGTAAGGGAAAACATGAATTATAGGACGATCAGGCCCAGCCGTCCCCACGCTGCGCGCGGGGTGAACGGGGCTTTATTGACTTGTGCGCGCTTTTTCCTGCTCGATCCAGTCCACCACGGGGCCGACGGCGTCCAGGCCGGACAGGCTTTTCGCCACGCCCAGGTTCAGTGAAATCAGGAAAGAAATGCTGTCGACGGGGATGTCCGGGCAATGCTCGGCAAACGCGGCGCGAAAACGCTCCGATTGCAGCACGCGCAAAACTTTCTCGCCGCTCATGAATTGCAGCACGCTGGCGATGCTGTGCCCGCCACCTATCGAGTGGTAAATAAAACGGTTGTACTTCGCGTCGATCTGCTTGAAATCGAGGG
It encodes the following:
- the dtd gene encoding D-aminoacyl-tRNA deacylase, with product MIALLQRVTQAKVDVAGATVGAIDGGLMVLVCAERGDTEKEADALLTKLLGYRVFADEAGKVNRSVTDVAGGLLLVPQFTLAADTKSGTRPSFTPAAAPQDGLRLFTHFVDQARSRHATVQTGQFGADMQVSLTNDGPVTFWLQVNAKQ
- the tyrS gene encoding tyrosine--tRNA ligase, producing MEINTTASPTKANAAQTALVLSDRVQEALAITKRGVDELLIESEFAQKLARSEKTGVPLRIKLGLDPTAPDLHLGHTVVLNKMRQLQNLGHQVIFLIGDFTSMIGDPSGRNVTRPPLTKEQIEINAMTYFAQASLVLDASKTEIRYNSEWCDPLGARGIIQLASHYTVARMIERDDFTKRFQGGIPISVHEFLYPLMQGYDSVALKSDLELGGTDQKFNLLVGRELQKQYGQEQQCILTMPLLEGLDGVEKMSKSKNNYIGITEPGNTMFAKLMSISDVMMWRYYELLSWRSIAELAQLKSEVEGGRNPRDAKVALAQEIVARFHSQQAAEDALADFVNRSKGGIPDDIPKVSLAGAPLGIPQLLKQAGLCPSTSEAMRKIDQGGVRIDGTVISDKGLQVAAGQFVLQVGKRSFARVTLTA
- a CDS encoding M23 family metallopeptidase, with amino-acid sequence MNPIHKITGSRLYTQLTTTRKARIIGVSAVLLAAAAFGAVAVSPMAPDASDLPVTSIAQNLEMPDLASQISAMEQVDQNFTHEEKVRAGDTLATLLTRLGVDDPAAANFIKSDKIARGVMLLKSGKRVQAQTTENGDLNWMRATLVDGTDKSVKNILITRKGDKFVATEVAAQLERRVEMHARKITSTLFAATDSSLDGTRLPDSISAQIVEMFSTNIDFRSDLKRGDSFNVVYETFWQDGEFVRAGRILAGEFTNRGTTYQSVWFEDPASKQGGGYYSFDGKSLKKAFLKSPLEFSRISSGFSMRVHPISGNWKAHKGIDFAAATGTPIRASGDGVVDSVGMQNGYGNVVVLKHWANYTTAYAHMSRFASGLKKGQKVSQGDVIGYVGTTGWSTGAHLHYEFRVGGVAQDPSKLNVQAQAPLTAAELSRFRMVSNDMMHRFTLLRPNDTALASR
- a CDS encoding anhydro-N-acetylmuramic acid kinase, with the translated sequence MLYIGLMSGTSLDGVDGALVDFSDEGTRSLGDAYIPFPASLRAELMALQSAGQNEIEREALAANQLVHHYANCVAMLLSNAGIGRDAIAAIGAHGQTIRHRPELGFTRQLNNPALLAELTGMDVIADLRSRDVAAGGQGAPLVPAFHQAIFNLPGHTRVLANIGGISNISVLHADGTVTGYDTGPGNALMDGWVLQHLSQPYDANGAWAATGQVIPALLAELLNEPYFDLPAPKSTGRDLFHADWLQDKLSNYPHAKPADVQATLTQLTAASLASAIARDGAQAETVYVCGGGAQNASLMAALAAELPGMAVESTEALGVAPSQVEALAFAWLAWRFTQRKPGNLPAVTGAAGLRVLGALYPR
- the erpA gene encoding iron-sulfur cluster insertion protein ErpA; translation: MNAVAEMQDVIPSPIIFTDSAAEKVAQLIEEEGNPDLKLRVFVQGGGCSGFQYGFTFDEIVNEDDTTMVKNGVQLLIDSMSYQYLVGAEIDYKDDLEGAQFVIKNPTATSTCGCGSSFSV
- a CDS encoding polymer-forming cytoskeletal protein: MFERNAKNPIDTLIGASTRIEGDLLFCGGLRIDGHVRGNVTGEPGEPTYVVLGEAGRIDGEVRCSSLVVSGEINGPVYVSEMLEIQPKARIVGEVYYKVLEMHSGALVQGRLSRHDNADPVLHLAVSEM
- the argC gene encoding N-acetyl-gamma-glutamyl-phosphate reductase codes for the protein MIKVGIVGGTGYTGVELLRLLATHPDVELTAITSRKEDGLPVADMYPSLRGHVSLAFSSPDKAKLEQCDVVFFATPHGVAMAQAPALLAAGVKVIDLAADFRLKDQAKFEQWYKIPHTAPELIEQAVYGLPELNREDIKKASLIANPGCYPTTMQLGFYPLLKAGLVNAGGLIADCKSGVSGAGRKAEIGILFSESSDSFKAYGVAGHRHLPETTAQLQRFTDDKVALTFTPHLVPMIRGMHSTLYAQLNKDVSNDELQALFEEQYKDEPFVDVMPFGSHPETRSTRGSNMLRLALHRPEGGNTVIVLVVQDNLVKGASGQAVQCMNLMFGLKETAGLQHIALLP
- the rplM gene encoding 50S ribosomal protein L13, coding for MKTFSAKGHEVQRDWFVVDATDKVLGRVASEVALRLRGKHKPEFTPHVDTGDFIVVINAGKLRVTGTKATEKIYYRHSGYPGGIYETNFQKMQQRFPGRALEKAVKGMLPKGPLGYAMIKKLKVYAEGSHPHAAQQPKALVL
- the coq7 gene encoding 2-polyprenyl-3-methyl-6-methoxy-1,4-benzoquinone monooxygenase; translation: MTANRHFDPLDRLIVGADKALRVMAGVASASRPTPAAHAPDAELSPAEQRHSAGLMRVNHVGEVCAQALYNSQARYAHSPAIRAQFDEAGREEEDHLAWTAQRLTELGSRLSLLNPLWYAGSFALGTIAARMGDGRSLGFVVETERQVEAHLASHLQELPPQDAKSRAIVKQMAIDEVEHGAAAQRLGAIDTPAPVKALMGIMGKVMTKTAYYI